A stretch of Pomacea canaliculata isolate SZHN2017 linkage group LG6, ASM307304v1, whole genome shotgun sequence DNA encodes these proteins:
- the LOC112566311 gene encoding fukutin-related protein-like — MWKYKSWKTCLTASLALNLVAFIYLGIQQHYQSTHDPRMVNQPQQEHRENAFDPHHPVTPVTELVTVIIRDFEDFENALVETVSEIQNVLGHVKTLIVGNKFPYPPLKLDKTWNVEVVSLATNLLHNFSSSRPDHLIKTKFVLVLPDAAKFKHWKNLQSAMQMLRSTGKTKAVAMRVGGEPLSCMTLDVDLRLWQMMILAGNSTSGQCDMMHGEHALLMLASDFLQLADPFASPFPPCFYIMAKLRQWKIRNFDKVSLARIKELFTDPHNKWKHKRLEEDRLTKFYYQAGIKLVIHSDGRKEYYGCTKSTARCFGTIVDDMPEYLYEGRWTPPCCLRALRETARYVFEILDKENVRYWLEGGSLLGAARNGDIIPWDYDVDIGIYRDDIGQSSHLKDAAENRFVDELGYVWEKGSEGDFFRVQYSEQNHLHVDIHPFYSRNGTMTKDTWFRTHRQDTEFPEHYLKPLTQINFVGMMASAPNNVKSFLEFKFGEGVIGQPRYPNFKKVQ; from the coding sequence ATGTGGAAATACAAATCATGGAAGACCTGCCTAACTGCATCACTGGCTCTAAATCTTGTTGCCTTCATTTATCTCGGAATTCAGCAGCACTATCAGTCCACACATGATCCTAGGATGGTGAATCAGCCACAGCAAGAACAcagagaaaatgcatttgatccTCATCACCCTGTCACACCTGTGACTGAGCTTGTAACTGTAATAATAAGAGATTTTGAAGACTTTGAAAACGCCCTTGTGGAAACAGTGAGTGAGATTCAGAATGTGCTTGGTCATGTGAAGACATTGATTGTTGGCAATAAATTTCCATATCCACCCCTTAAGCTGGACAAGACATGGAATGTAGAGGTAGTGAGTCTGGCAACCAATCTGCTGCACAATTTTTCTAGCAGTCGTCCTGACCACCTGATTAAGACGAAATTTGTTCTGGTTCTTCCAGATGCAGCTAAATTTAAGCACTGGAAGAACTTGCAATCTGCCATGCAAATGCTGAGGAGCACTGGAAAAACTAAAGCTGTTGCCATGAGGGTGGGAGGGGAACCTTTGTCATGCATGACACTTGATGTTGACCTCAGATTATGGCAGATGATGATACTGGCTGGAAATTCTACATCAGGGCAGTGTGACATGATGCATGGAGAACATGCCCTACTGATGCTAGCCTCGGATTTTCTCCAGCTTGCCGATCCTTTTGCTAGTCCCTTTCCCCCTTGCTTTTACATTATGGCTAAACTTCGTCAGTGGAAGATACGAAACTTTGACAAAGTCTCACTTGCAAGAATCAAGGAACTCTTTACTGACCCTCACAACAAATGGAAGCATAAACGTTTAGAGGAAGATCGATTAACCAAATTTTATTACCAGGCAGGCATTAAGTTAGTAATTCATTCCGatggaagaaaagaatattATGGATGCACTAAATCTACTGCACGGTGCTTTGGTACAATTGTTGATGATATGCCTGAATATCTGTATGAGGGCAGGTGGACGCCACCTTGCTGTCTTCGAGCTCTTCGAGAAACAGCCAGATATGTTTTTGAAATACTTGATAAAGAGAATGTCAGATACTGGCTTGAAGGAGGCAGTCTTCTAGGTGCAGCAAGAAATGGTGATATCATTCCTTGGGACTATGATGTTGATATTGGAATTTATAGAGATGATATTGGACAATCTTCTCACTTGAAAGATGCTGCAGAGAATAGATTTGTAGATGAGCTGGGATATGTTTGGGAGAAAGGTTCAGAAGGAGATTTTTTCCGTGTGCAGTACAGCGAACAGAATCATCTCCATGTTGATATTCACCCATTCTATTCTCGGAATGGAACAATGACAAAAGATACCTGGTTTAGGACCCATAGACAGGACACAGAATTTCCTGAGCACTATCTCAAGCCTCTGACCCAAATAAACTTTGTGGGCATGATGGCCTCTGCTCCTAACAATGTTAAAAGTTTTCTGGAATTTAAATTTGGTGAAGGAGTCATAGGACAGCCCAGATATCCAAACTTCAAGAAAGtgcagtag
- the LOC112566313 gene encoding transmembrane protein 134-like yields the protein MACGGPSFQFQNQDLFSADNAAHEWDDRDPEVSLKIYGATGGSLPLQKTKASSGLGPDEIPLHEFQFDNHKDPLIVISSERSMGNSRYMRASTSLQSLNSLSSSVTNISVLSYNQYDSWVHHPKVRENWRLVLASGILMVLGLVLVFTGIGIAASPATGYHCIVIIVIGLLCLIPGGYHFIYIYCAAIGRPGFDFNNLPALR from the exons ATGGCATGTGGTGGCCCAAGCTTCCAGTTCCAAAACCAGGACCTTTTTTCTGCTGATAATGCTGCACACGAGTGGGACGACAGAGACCCTGAGGTCAGCCTTAAAATATATGGAGCAACGGGTGGGTCTCTGCCTCTTCAAAAGACTAAAGCTTCATCAGGACTTGGCCCAGATGAGATACCACTGCATGAATTTCAA TTTGATAACCACAAAGATCCTCTTATAGTCATCTCATCAGAAAGATCCATGGG AAACAGCCGATATATGAGAGCTTCTACATCATTGCAGTCACTTAACAGTCTCTCATCAAGTGTTACCAATATCTCTGTTCTTTCATACAACCAGTATGACAG CTGGGTGCACCACCCAAAAGTGCGAGAGAACTGGCGACTTGTGCTGGCCTCGGGTATTTTGATGGTTCTTGGACTAG TTCTAGTCTTCACAGGAATAGGCATCGCAGCTTCACCAGCTACAG GGTATCACTGTATTGTCATCATTGTGATTGGGCTTCTGTGCCTCATTCCTGGAG GTTATCATTTCATCTACATTTACTGTGCTGCTATTGGCAGGCCTGGTTTTGATTTTAATAATCTGCCAGCCTTGCGGTAA